One window of Cohnella hashimotonis genomic DNA carries:
- a CDS encoding hybrid sensor histidine kinase/response regulator, whose translation MSGSIDLTEWDCASDVTVPLNGEWSFYWSRLLTPADLAEGAITPQAYMNVPGHWNGQRIGDVTLPINGYATYRLQAHLSCSEGTLALKTSNIRASNRIFVNGDEIGHSGSPAADPSAIIHRNTPYAGYFQLQGNNDLDILVQVASFKSFNSGMVQTITLGRQDVIAHLGEYNVLLDGVVSSGFLFIGLYFFVLYFQRNNSKELIYFAFVSFCGGIYQMTHSERLLMKLLPSLDVMPQLWIENLSALGVLFFFSRFTYYLLPGVFSRKALRVLEIILAACALLVIFTKATYYAPYIYSILPMSAFVMGLNGYYMYKASLKRRPGAVYLTLSAISCFIMMFTSALNTLWQLDGHFFLPIAQPILVISQALYMSLQFTNDYNQVRRLTDKLSAADKLKDEFLANTSHEFKSPLNGIINISQSLIEGARGPLGREQSEDLQLVRDIGRRLTILVNDILDYSRMKHRDLVLHIAPVDLSAVVGAVIGLYGYAIKSKPLLLDNRIPPAAFFVMADENRLYQIIRNLIDNAVKYTERGSVSVTARITAGQVKITVSDTGRGIPPDRLESVFMSYEQAAETDTQLSGGVGLGLFIARQLAELQGGTIVAVSSIGSGTQMILTLPAAPVPAEAVPPVEIEEAPEPEKFYAMEGHGPVNILIVDDDYSNLRTLLNVLSLDGYKVTAVGSGEEALQRIEEQSYDLCILDIMMPGMSGYDLCRQIRERYTLPELPVLLVTAGSSREGMAFGFDAGANDFLQKPYDMSELRTRVRTLVALKQAMGQVVQKELAFLQAQIKPHFLFNTLNTILSLSHTDHAKSRTVLQNFSAYLRYSFDFRGEAELSEVRRELTLIKAYVDIELARFGSELRVEYDIDPEAGACRMPPLMLQPIVENAIHHGVMRREEGGTVRISVNLREGRLQVNVQDNGVGFPAKNMAVSDARGANVGLENIQKRLKHLYNETLIIESSSAKGTSVTFSIPALL comes from the coding sequence GTGTCCGGCTCGATCGATCTGACGGAATGGGACTGTGCCTCGGACGTTACGGTCCCGCTTAACGGAGAATGGTCGTTTTATTGGTCCCGGCTCTTGACTCCCGCCGATCTGGCAGAAGGCGCGATAACGCCCCAAGCTTATATGAACGTGCCCGGTCATTGGAACGGCCAGCGGATCGGGGACGTCACACTCCCCATCAACGGCTATGCCACGTACCGCCTGCAAGCTCATTTATCCTGCAGCGAGGGTACGCTCGCGCTGAAGACGTCCAACATCCGGGCTTCCAACCGGATCTTCGTCAATGGAGACGAGATCGGACACAGCGGTTCGCCGGCTGCCGATCCCTCGGCCATCATCCATCGCAATACCCCTTACGCAGGCTATTTTCAACTTCAAGGAAACAACGATCTCGACATTCTCGTTCAGGTCGCGAGCTTCAAGAGCTTCAACTCGGGCATGGTGCAGACGATTACGTTGGGCAGGCAGGACGTGATTGCCCATCTGGGCGAGTATAACGTGCTGTTGGACGGCGTTGTCTCTTCGGGTTTTCTTTTTATCGGTCTTTACTTCTTCGTCCTGTATTTTCAGCGCAACAACAGCAAGGAACTTATTTACTTTGCATTTGTGAGCTTTTGCGGCGGCATCTATCAGATGACACATTCGGAGCGCCTGCTCATGAAGCTGCTGCCTTCGCTTGACGTCATGCCGCAGCTGTGGATCGAGAATTTGTCCGCGCTCGGCGTATTGTTTTTCTTCTCCAGATTCACTTATTACCTGTTGCCTGGCGTATTCTCGCGCAAGGCGCTTCGCGTGCTGGAGATCATTCTGGCGGCGTGCGCGTTGCTCGTAATCTTCACCAAAGCAACGTATTACGCGCCTTATATCTATTCGATTCTGCCGATGTCCGCCTTTGTCATGGGACTGAACGGTTATTATATGTACAAGGCATCGCTCAAGCGCAGGCCCGGTGCCGTTTATCTAACGCTATCCGCCATAAGCTGCTTCATCATGATGTTCACCTCTGCGCTTAACACGCTCTGGCAGCTCGACGGCCACTTTTTCCTGCCGATCGCCCAGCCGATTCTTGTCATCTCCCAGGCGCTGTACATGTCCCTGCAGTTTACGAACGACTACAATCAAGTCAGGCGCTTAACGGACAAGCTGTCCGCGGCCGACAAGCTGAAGGATGAATTTTTGGCCAATACTTCGCATGAGTTCAAATCGCCGCTTAACGGTATTATTAATATCTCGCAATCCCTGATCGAAGGCGCGCGCGGGCCGCTTGGCCGCGAGCAGTCCGAAGATCTGCAGCTGGTCAGGGATATCGGCCGACGGCTGACGATATTGGTTAATGACATTCTGGACTACTCGCGCATGAAGCACCGCGATCTTGTTCTGCACATCGCGCCCGTGGACTTGTCGGCGGTCGTGGGTGCGGTAATCGGACTATACGGTTATGCCATCAAGAGTAAGCCGCTGCTGCTCGACAATCGAATTCCTCCCGCAGCATTCTTCGTGATGGCGGACGAAAACAGACTGTATCAGATTATCCGGAACCTGATCGACAATGCGGTCAAATATACGGAACGAGGCAGCGTCTCCGTTACTGCGCGCATTACAGCCGGTCAAGTAAAGATTACGGTCTCCGATACCGGCAGAGGCATTCCGCCGGATCGGCTGGAATCCGTCTTTATGTCCTACGAGCAGGCAGCTGAAACGGACACCCAGCTCTCCGGTGGCGTCGGGCTAGGCTTGTTCATCGCGCGGCAGTTGGCCGAGCTGCAAGGAGGAACGATTGTGGCGGTCTCTTCCATCGGCAGCGGTACGCAAATGATACTCACGCTGCCGGCGGCGCCGGTACCGGCCGAAGCCGTACCGCCAGTGGAGATCGAAGAAGCGCCGGAACCGGAAAAATTCTATGCTATGGAAGGTCACGGCCCAGTAAACATACTGATCGTGGACGACGACTATAGCAACCTGCGTACCTTATTAAACGTTCTCTCGCTGGACGGCTACAAAGTGACGGCTGTAGGAAGCGGAGAAGAAGCGCTTCAACGAATCGAGGAGCAATCGTACGACTTGTGCATCCTGGACATCATGATGCCGGGAATGAGCGGCTACGATCTGTGCAGACAGATCAGGGAACGCTACACCTTGCCCGAATTACCCGTTCTGCTCGTCACGGCAGGCTCAAGCCGGGAAGGAATGGCGTTTGGCTTTGATGCCGGAGCTAATGACTTCCTGCAGAAGCCTTACGACATGTCGGAGCTGCGCACCCGCGTCAGGACACTCGTCGCACTTAAACAGGCTATGGGGCAAGTCGTACAAAAAGAGCTGGCTTTCCTTCAAGCGCAAATTAAGCCCCACTTCTTGTTCAACACGCTCAACACGATCTTATCGTTAAGTCATACCGATCACGCCAAGTCTCGCACGGTGCTCCAGAACTTCAGCGCTTATTTGCGCTACAGCTTTGATTTTAGAGGCGAAGCGGAACTGTCCGAGGTCCGTCGGGAGCTCACTTTGATAAAAGCATACGTAGATATCGAGCTTGCGCGTTTTGGCAGCGAGCTGCGGGTGGAATACGACATTGATCCGGAAGCCGGCGCGTGCAGAATGCCACCGCTTATGCTTCAGCCGATTGTTGAGAATGCCATCCATCACGGCGTAATGCGCAGAGAGGAAGGCGGGACCGTAAGGATCTCCGTCAACCTTCGCGAAGGCCGGCTGCAAGTGAACGTACAGGATAATGGCGTAGGCTTTCCTGCAAAAAACATGGCCGTCAGCGATGCCCGAGGGGCGAATGTCGGTCTGGAAAATATTCAAAAACGTCTCAAGCATCTTTACAACGAGACGCTGATCATCGAGAGCAGTTCGGCCAAAGGCACGTCCGTCACGTTTTCCATCCCTGCTCTCCTCTGA
- a CDS encoding response regulator, with protein sequence MLRAIVIDDEQPAIDLLKILLASDGRTEVVAAFRRPSEALEQVGELAPDAIFLDVHMPGMSGLELAERLFERYPGLEADIVFVTGYGHYAIEAFRLNAINYLLKPADEGRVRQTVDRVLKRKLSAHSNVQSNLTGGKSAPTPQDEYTAVKGFGGFKIESRYSLPLKWRTAKCEELVAFLALYSDHPMSKWEIIEQLWPDLDADRALTMLHTTVYQARKAIKASKLHADLSFSSGKYRLSWSGDPADFKRFEAFFMNHSKVDDYNAQAFERMLAMYAGELYRDMDVLWCIDKRERLLLLYLDRSRQYCRYLLNKGNDEVTERKLRELLRRYPFDEGFHELMLGLLERRGDRAGFIQHYHRLSDILEREFGLQPGDGVKQLYQDVLNAGKASN encoded by the coding sequence TTGTTGAGAGCGATAGTCATAGACGACGAACAGCCTGCGATCGACTTGCTGAAAATATTGCTCGCCTCGGATGGGCGAACCGAAGTCGTAGCCGCATTTCGGCGCCCCTCCGAGGCGCTTGAGCAGGTAGGCGAATTGGCGCCGGACGCTATATTTCTGGATGTTCATATGCCCGGCATGAGTGGCCTGGAATTGGCCGAACGGCTGTTCGAACGCTATCCCGGACTCGAAGCCGACATCGTCTTTGTTACCGGCTACGGCCATTATGCCATCGAGGCTTTTCGCCTGAATGCGATCAATTACCTGCTCAAGCCCGCGGACGAAGGGAGAGTCAGGCAAACGGTAGACCGCGTGCTGAAACGAAAGCTCAGCGCCCATTCTAACGTTCAAAGCAATCTAACTGGCGGAAAATCCGCACCGACGCCCCAGGACGAATATACGGCCGTCAAGGGATTTGGCGGCTTCAAGATCGAGTCTCGGTATTCCCTCCCGCTCAAGTGGCGGACCGCCAAATGCGAAGAGCTCGTTGCCTTTCTGGCGCTGTACAGCGATCATCCCATGTCCAAATGGGAGATTATCGAACAGCTCTGGCCCGACCTCGATGCCGACAGAGCGCTGACGATGCTTCATACTACCGTCTACCAGGCGCGCAAGGCGATAAAGGCTTCTAAACTGCATGCCGACCTGTCGTTCTCCTCCGGCAAATATCGTCTGTCATGGTCGGGAGACCCCGCGGACTTTAAGCGTTTTGAAGCATTTTTCATGAACCATTCGAAGGTGGACGATTACAACGCCCAAGCGTTCGAGCGCATGCTCGCTATGTATGCGGGAGAGCTTTACCGGGATATGGACGTGCTATGGTGCATCGACAAACGCGAGCGCCTGCTCCTTTTGTATCTCGATCGCTCCCGGCAATATTGCCGCTATCTGTTAAACAAAGGCAACGATGAAGTCACGGAACGCAAGCTGAGAGAGCTGCTCCGGCGCTATCCGTTCGACGAAGGCTTCCACGAACTGATGCTGGGCTTGCTGGAGAGGCGAGGCGACCGTGCCGGTTTTATCCAGCACTATCATCGACTGAGCGATATACTTGAAAGGGAATTCGGTCTGCAGCCCGGCGATGGAGTCAAGCAGTTATACCAGGATGTTTTGAACGCCGGAAAAGCCTCGAACTGA
- a CDS encoding S-layer homology domain-containing protein — MKNFATLRRPLALLLTLALILPFVRLPAASAEFVPLYDTLNSDNPPAVPAYRSLPSGSYVATPFRINNAYGEISAVMLNAKYENESRPSITKAKMSVAIFSDDDGKPGAVLGGALGSYELDDQIDLGGPANPFSRFYISLEQPAKLYRDRQYWVVYGTSDADAARVSLVGVNEQPLPEGQGTNNLVTDTYQPARVVESSRVIYSLQHAGTDIAVTDWSGAQRTDGQIVPFVLDGWVSEPHENLNVQFATDTMAHVFFGQSPDATEVVLEQSEDEGATWTVADAGALDKYSNDAVVTGLKPETSYQFRLIVKDGFKGGVSNTAQADTLPDTGWRLVGDAGFSGQLVRDTELVLDAAGVPYIAYVDQAMTGKIIVKKYTGAAWESVGTEASDEQAASVSLALDSYGRPYIAYTASADSLLTVRKFDGTAWSTVGQVGIGEADLPDLKLDAANRPYVAYRDLAGPLGGAITVAKFSDGSWQPAGAAQFTPETSVQRLSLAIGKDGIPYVGYSAIPDGSYSSYKPFVYRLVGGVWTDMGYSGFGSPHSAAFRISLAASPIDGALYAVFDDTNANRKPSVIRWNGSDWEEIGSPGIAPRADALRIAVDSQGVPYVAYTKRNEGGGPVSVLRWSGTEWVDVGGADFSGGDAYDISLAVDFEGRPYVSYADQLEGEKSTVKVYPKPISNLSAARSGDQVLLGFDKPSGASQVVVLVSADGGMSWETATTLQPLDYASGTATVTGLSTGTAYLFKLAVVGGSRAGDSNASPVAALEQVEAVTASPAAGAVASGTAVALASQTDGAVIRYTTDGAEPTADSPVYEGPIVIDAAKTIRAIAWKDGMTRSAVASFAYTIAVGSAPTTVSPSVKSVTLNVVDDKGALLSDPLTKLVGSRLALTGQLLSADGQSLGYAPVTIKSGQPIQLPSLAAGTYKLVLNVVAPDGDKLAGKIAKLTIDAAGNATISSELIDPYGIVTDALTGKTLDGVKTTLHWSDTALNKSKGRKPGALVELPELPDFAPNQNRDPQISTDGGKYGWMVYPDGDYYILGERDGYVTFDSRLDTRSEQHGEDSYLKDGNIHVGQAIVEYSFKMMPKASGSGTHEAYMKGYPDGSFKSAKGVSRAELAAVLTRTMTQKETGNKAVAFKDVSAKHWAAAGIRTAAAQGWMKGYAGGLFKPEGQVTRAELAQALSNLYGWKAPASGASSFSDTGTHWANEAIAAVQAQGIMQGYEDGTFRPDQAVTRAEAVKVFNQLLGRSPGQTVGVPSVWNDLPDTNWAYSDIMEASVTHSYVLYETGLEQWGK; from the coding sequence ATGAAAAACTTCGCTACGCTCAGACGACCGTTGGCCCTATTGCTGACTTTGGCGCTCATTTTGCCGTTTGTCCGCCTGCCGGCTGCATCGGCAGAATTCGTACCGCTTTACGACACATTGAATTCCGACAATCCGCCTGCGGTTCCCGCATACCGGTCGCTGCCGTCAGGCAGCTATGTGGCTACGCCGTTCCGCATCAATAACGCCTACGGCGAGATCAGTGCCGTGATGTTGAACGCCAAGTATGAAAATGAAAGCCGTCCGTCGATTACGAAGGCCAAGATGTCGGTCGCGATCTTCAGCGACGACGACGGCAAGCCGGGCGCAGTGCTTGGCGGCGCCCTCGGCAGCTACGAGCTGGACGATCAGATCGATTTGGGCGGTCCGGCGAATCCGTTTAGCCGTTTTTACATTTCGCTTGAACAGCCGGCCAAGCTGTACCGGGATCGCCAATACTGGGTCGTATACGGAACCTCGGACGCAGATGCCGCGCGGGTAAGTTTGGTTGGCGTTAACGAACAGCCGTTGCCGGAAGGACAGGGTACGAACAACCTGGTCACCGATACCTACCAGCCCGCCCGAGTCGTCGAGAGCTCCCGCGTTATATACAGCCTTCAGCATGCCGGTACCGACATCGCAGTCACAGACTGGAGCGGCGCCCAGCGGACCGACGGGCAGATCGTGCCGTTCGTGCTGGATGGATGGGTCTCGGAGCCGCACGAAAATTTAAACGTGCAATTCGCGACCGACACGATGGCGCACGTCTTTTTTGGCCAGTCTCCCGACGCGACAGAAGTCGTACTGGAGCAGTCGGAGGATGAAGGCGCGACCTGGACCGTCGCGGACGCCGGCGCGCTGGACAAGTATTCGAACGATGCCGTCGTGACCGGACTTAAGCCGGAGACGTCTTATCAGTTCCGGCTGATCGTCAAGGACGGCTTCAAGGGCGGCGTCTCCAATACGGCGCAAGCTGACACGCTGCCGGATACCGGATGGCGCCTGGTGGGGGACGCGGGCTTCAGCGGACAGCTGGTGCGCGATACCGAGCTTGTCTTAGACGCCGCAGGCGTTCCTTATATCGCTTATGTCGATCAAGCGATGACGGGCAAGATTATCGTTAAAAAATATACGGGCGCGGCATGGGAGTCCGTTGGCACCGAGGCGTCCGACGAGCAGGCAGCAAGCGTCTCGCTCGCGCTCGACAGCTACGGCCGTCCCTATATTGCGTACACGGCATCGGCTGACAGCCTGCTGACCGTACGCAAATTCGACGGAACGGCATGGTCGACCGTTGGACAAGTCGGCATCGGAGAGGCCGATCTGCCCGATCTTAAGCTGGATGCCGCGAACCGTCCATACGTCGCCTACCGCGATCTGGCCGGCCCGCTCGGCGGCGCCATCACCGTAGCGAAGTTCTCCGATGGTAGCTGGCAGCCGGCCGGTGCCGCTCAGTTTACGCCCGAGACCAGTGTCCAGCGCCTGTCGTTAGCCATCGGCAAGGACGGCATACCGTATGTCGGCTACTCCGCGATCCCGGACGGCTCGTACAGCAGCTACAAACCATTCGTGTACCGGCTTGTCGGCGGCGTCTGGACGGATATGGGTTATTCCGGCTTCGGTTCGCCCCATTCGGCGGCATTCCGTATCTCGCTGGCCGCAAGCCCGATCGACGGCGCGTTATACGCCGTCTTCGACGACACGAATGCCAACCGCAAGCCGAGCGTCATCCGCTGGAACGGGAGCGACTGGGAAGAGATCGGATCTCCGGGCATCGCGCCGCGCGCGGACGCGCTGCGGATTGCGGTAGACAGTCAAGGCGTGCCCTATGTTGCCTACACCAAACGCAACGAGGGCGGGGGCCCGGTGAGCGTGCTGCGCTGGAGCGGCACTGAATGGGTAGACGTAGGCGGCGCGGATTTTTCCGGCGGCGACGCCTACGACATATCGCTTGCGGTCGACTTCGAAGGCAGGCCTTACGTATCATACGCGGATCAATTGGAAGGCGAGAAGTCGACGGTCAAAGTGTATCCCAAGCCGATCTCGAATCTGTCTGCCGCGAGGAGCGGCGACCAGGTGCTGCTCGGCTTCGACAAGCCGTCCGGCGCGTCGCAGGTTGTCGTTCTCGTATCCGCCGACGGCGGAATGAGCTGGGAGACGGCAACCACATTGCAGCCGCTTGATTACGCATCCGGCACGGCGACCGTGACGGGACTGTCGACGGGCACTGCCTATCTATTCAAGCTTGCGGTCGTCGGCGGTAGCCGCGCGGGCGATTCGAACGCATCGCCGGTTGCGGCGTTGGAGCAAGTTGAAGCCGTCACGGCTTCGCCGGCTGCGGGTGCGGTAGCCTCGGGCACCGCCGTTGCGCTCGCTTCGCAGACCGACGGCGCCGTGATCCGCTACACGACGGACGGCGCCGAGCCGACGGCCGACAGTCCGGTTTATGAGGGGCCGATCGTGATCGATGCCGCCAAGACCATCCGGGCTATCGCATGGAAAGACGGAATGACCAGAAGCGCGGTTGCCAGCTTCGCTTATACGATCGCGGTCGGCAGCGCGCCGACGACCGTGTCCCCTTCCGTCAAGTCCGTCACACTTAACGTCGTGGACGACAAGGGTGCGTTACTGAGCGATCCGCTTACGAAGCTCGTCGGGTCTAGACTCGCGCTCACTGGGCAACTGCTGTCCGCAGACGGCCAAAGCCTTGGCTATGCACCAGTGACGATCAAGAGCGGGCAGCCGATTCAGCTGCCATCGCTTGCCGCAGGCACTTACAAGCTCGTGCTTAACGTTGTCGCGCCCGACGGCGACAAGCTCGCGGGCAAGATTGCGAAGCTGACCATCGACGCCGCGGGCAACGCAACGATCTCTTCCGAGCTTATCGATCCGTACGGCATCGTTACCGATGCTTTGACAGGCAAGACATTGGATGGCGTCAAGACGACGCTTCACTGGAGCGACACTGCGCTGAACAAGTCGAAGGGCCGCAAGCCCGGCGCGCTGGTCGAATTGCCTGAACTGCCGGATTTCGCGCCAAATCAGAATCGCGATCCGCAGATCAGCACGGACGGCGGCAAGTACGGGTGGATGGTTTATCCGGACGGCGACTACTACATTCTGGGCGAAAGGGACGGCTACGTGACGTTCGACAGCCGCCTGGATACGCGCAGCGAGCAGCATGGCGAGGACAGCTACTTAAAGGACGGCAATATCCACGTCGGCCAGGCCATCGTCGAATACAGCTTCAAGATGATGCCGAAGGCCAGCGGCTCCGGCACGCACGAGGCATATATGAAGGGCTATCCGGACGGCAGCTTCAAGTCGGCCAAGGGCGTGAGCCGGGCGGAGCTGGCTGCTGTCCTGACCCGGACGATGACGCAAAAGGAAACAGGCAATAAGGCAGTCGCCTTCAAGGACGTGTCCGCCAAGCATTGGGCGGCCGCCGGCATCCGTACCGCAGCCGCACAGGGCTGGATGAAGGGCTACGCTGGCGGCTTATTCAAGCCAGAAGGCCAAGTGACGCGAGCCGAGCTGGCGCAGGCGCTGTCCAATCTGTACGGCTGGAAGGCGCCTGCGAGCGGGGCGTCCTCGTTCAGCGATACCGGCACGCACTGGGCGAACGAAGCGATCGCGGCCGTCCAGGCTCAAGGAATCATGCAAGGCTACGAAGACGGCACCTTCCGTCCCGACCAGGCCGTCACCAGGGCCGAAGCGGTGAAGGTGTTCAACCAGCTGCTGGGACGAAGCCCCGGCCAGACGGTAGGCGTGCCTTCGGTATGGAACGATCTACCCGACACGAACTGGGCGTATTCGGATATTATGGAAGCTTCGGTTACGCACAGCTATGTCTTGTACGAAACAGGTCTGGAGCAGTGGGGCAAATAA
- a CDS encoding methyltransferase domain-containing protein: protein MTVTRLLLGSPVRQQAPVLEAFLASLERMDLSGIDLSYYFIDDNEQPDSSALLERFAGRYASVRLVKGGEADGDHQPDNYRNEYTHIWKEALIWKVAAYKDSILSVARNEGFDGVFLIDSDLILHPKTLQRLVLANKEIVSNVFWTSWQPGTRPMPQVWLHGEYEQYPLERRQTPTEAQKALETELFYGRLRMPGVYEVGGLGACTLISREAIEAGVSFAEISNLGYWGEDRHFCVRASALGLKLYVETTHPAYHLYRGTDLEGMPAFVEQCLAGEVTEAAGSPTSPYDDALRLASFGYEIAAAYRMQQYLALGDADTVPVHRAHASLFLDDFHSRRGNGDEGRAILLRELLNHKRAELYCRLGAKCMDREDWREAAIWYKQATKAYRPFSEADSPDPAAWTWKPYIQLCLCYEYLGDRNLAYYYNNEGLRFDPRHPGMLSNKEFLERVMEASTPEPQEAEARIAKSGLSDEDAMSRFIREDDAFMLHFTYELPEAWWSRRYEYAWASRFLTAEDTVLDAASGVCHPFKFFAASRTAATYAFDLDPRILSRSAILDDIADSVSPRAKSEFDLDLFNRIQFTQCDMTRLPYEDQFFDKVFCISVLEHVDERTLRGALEEFRRVLKNDGLLVLTVDYPNVDMKMFAAQMDAVGWRFAGMHDFDEPDNAISTTMWGPEIKCIRLLLAKRPAS, encoded by the coding sequence ATGACCGTCACCAGACTATTATTAGGCAGTCCCGTTAGACAGCAAGCCCCCGTTCTCGAAGCATTCCTTGCATCGCTTGAGCGAATGGACCTAAGCGGCATCGATCTTAGCTATTATTTTATCGACGACAACGAACAACCGGATTCCTCGGCGCTGCTGGAGCGATTCGCTGGCCGATACGCTTCGGTCCGTCTTGTCAAAGGCGGGGAGGCCGATGGAGACCATCAGCCGGATAATTACCGCAACGAATACACGCATATCTGGAAGGAAGCGCTTATTTGGAAAGTGGCCGCCTATAAGGATTCGATCCTTTCCGTTGCCAGGAACGAGGGATTCGACGGCGTATTTTTAATCGACTCCGACCTTATACTCCATCCCAAGACGCTTCAGAGACTTGTCCTGGCGAACAAGGAAATCGTCTCCAATGTTTTTTGGACCAGTTGGCAGCCGGGGACGCGCCCCATGCCCCAGGTTTGGCTTCATGGCGAATATGAGCAATATCCGCTTGAACGCCGCCAGACGCCAACAGAAGCGCAAAAGGCGTTGGAAACCGAGTTGTTTTACGGACGGCTCCGAATGCCTGGCGTTTATGAAGTAGGCGGCTTGGGCGCTTGCACGCTGATATCCAGAGAAGCGATCGAAGCAGGCGTATCCTTTGCCGAAATTTCGAATCTAGGCTACTGGGGCGAGGATCGGCATTTTTGCGTTCGCGCATCGGCGCTTGGCTTGAAACTGTACGTCGAGACGACGCATCCGGCCTATCACTTGTATCGCGGCACGGATCTGGAAGGGATGCCGGCTTTCGTAGAGCAATGTCTTGCGGGTGAAGTGACAGAAGCTGCAGGCAGCCCGACTTCTCCCTATGACGATGCGCTTCGTTTGGCAAGCTTCGGTTATGAGATCGCGGCAGCGTACCGCATGCAGCAATATCTGGCGTTGGGAGATGCGGATACGGTGCCCGTACATCGGGCGCATGCCAGCCTTTTTCTTGACGATTTTCATTCGCGAAGAGGAAACGGCGACGAAGGCAGGGCAATTCTGCTCAGGGAACTGCTGAACCATAAGCGGGCGGAGCTGTACTGCAGGTTGGGCGCCAAATGCATGGATCGGGAAGACTGGAGAGAAGCCGCCATTTGGTACAAGCAGGCGACGAAGGCTTATAGGCCGTTCTCCGAGGCGGACTCTCCGGATCCGGCAGCCTGGACCTGGAAGCCTTATATCCAGCTGTGCTTGTGCTATGAATATCTCGGAGACCGCAATCTGGCCTACTATTATAATAATGAAGGCTTGCGTTTTGACCCCCGCCATCCCGGGATGCTTTCAAATAAAGAATTTCTGGAAAGGGTCATGGAGGCCTCAACGCCGGAACCTCAAGAGGCGGAAGCGCGTATCGCGAAAAGTGGGCTATCGGATGAGGACGCCATGTCCCGATTTATACGAGAGGACGACGCGTTCATGCTTCATTTTACTTATGAGCTGCCTGAAGCATGGTGGAGCCGGCGTTATGAATATGCCTGGGCCTCCAGGTTTTTAACCGCGGAGGACACGGTTCTCGATGCAGCCAGCGGCGTCTGTCATCCATTTAAATTTTTTGCCGCATCCCGCACGGCTGCAACTTACGCATTCGATCTCGATCCTCGGATTCTCTCGCGATCCGCTATTTTGGACGATATCGCAGATTCGGTCAGTCCGCGGGCAAAGTCCGAATTCGATCTTGATCTTTTCAACCGAATACAGTTTACGCAGTGCGATATGACGCGCTTGCCGTATGAAGATCAGTTCTTCGATAAAGTCTTCTGTATCTCCGTGCTCGAGCATGTCGACGAGCGGACATTGCGAGGCGCGCTGGAAGAGTTCCGCCGGGTACTCAAGAACGACGGCTTGCTCGTGCTTACCGTTGATTATCCAAACGTCGATATGAAGATGTTTGCAGCGCAGATGGATGCCGTTGGTTGGCGTTTTGCAGGCATGCATGACTTTGACGAACCGGACAATGCGATCTCGACCACGATGTGGGGGCCCGAGATTAAATGTATCCGGTTGCTGCTAGCCAAGCGTCCGGCGTCCTGA
- a CDS encoding glycosyltransferase gives MNATAPQARITLSMIVKNECGRYLEQALKKHREYISNAVIIDDGSTDRTAETCLKLLEGIPVKLVRNPVSRFQNEIELRLQQWEETIGENPQWILNLDADEWFEDRFASDIHRLLAGEQADSLCFRLYDFWNKEAYRDDEYWQAHHYYRPFLLRYRPDFDYRWRATAQHCGRFPENILALPSAKSELRLKHMGWSSSVDRENKFIRYMLLDPNGEHGWREQYLSIMDEHPALVAWSD, from the coding sequence ATGAACGCGACCGCTCCGCAAGCGCGAATAACGCTCTCTATGATCGTCAAGAACGAATGCGGCAGATACCTGGAGCAAGCGCTGAAGAAACACAGGGAATATATCAGCAACGCCGTTATCATCGACGATGGCAGCACCGATCGTACGGCGGAGACATGCTTGAAGCTTCTGGAAGGCATTCCGGTCAAGCTGGTACGCAATCCCGTGTCGCGCTTCCAGAACGAGATCGAACTGCGGCTCCAGCAATGGGAGGAGACGATTGGCGAGAATCCGCAATGGATATTGAATCTGGACGCAGACGAATGGTTTGAAGATCGGTTTGCCTCCGACATTCATCGACTGCTTGCGGGGGAGCAGGCGGATAGCCTCTGTTTCCGGTTATATGACTTCTGGAACAAGGAGGCCTATCGGGACGACGAATACTGGCAAGCCCACCATTACTACCGCCCGTTTCTGCTTCGATATCGACCGGATTTCGACTACCGCTGGCGCGCTACGGCCCAGCATTGCGGACGATTTCCGGAAAATATATTGGCGCTACCGTCGGCGAAGTCCGAACTCCGGCTGAAGCATATGGGCTGGTCTTCGTCCGTAGACCGGGAAAACAAGTTCATTCGCTATATGCTGCTCGACCCGAATGGGGAACACGGCTGGAGAGAACAATACCTGTCGATTATGGATGAGCACCCCGCTCTTGTCGCTTGGTCGGATTAA